A segment of the Clostridia bacterium genome:
ACGACGAAGGTGTACGACATCGATGCCAACCAGGATCTCGCCCACTCGATGGTGCTCGTGAAGGTCAAGAGCGGTGCTCACGAGTTCGTCAAGTTCGTCGAGTACAAGTGAGCAGACCCAGAGCGCTATGACGTTGCACAGAACACTGGAAAATCGAGTCTAGTGTGAACAAGTGATGGAACGGGGCTCTTTGGAGGCCTTGGCCACTAAAGGCCTCGTTCCGGGCCTCAAAGGAGGATCGCAAACTGTGGACATCTCCATTATCCTGCAGCTTACAATAGGCGGCCTAGCGATGGGCGCCATCTACGGGCTGATCGCGCTCGGGATGAACCTGATTTACAACGCTACCGGTGGCCTCAATTATGCCCAGGGCTCGCTTGTTATGCTAAGCGCGTATGTCAGCCTGTCATTTGCCAGGTGGTTCACCGGATTAGGCAATTCGATGATCCTCGCTGCACTATGCGCGATTCCGACAATGGGGATCGTAGGTGCGATCTTCGGCCGTCTGTTGTATGAGCCGATCCGCATGGAGAAGTCATCGAGATTCACGTTGGTGGCATTGGCCGCTGGCATCTTGATTAGTGAGACAGTGCCCCACATATGGGGCAAGCTGCCTCACATGCTGCCTCGTTTCATATCGAAGGCATCCATAAGGGCTGGGGATCTCGTATTCAATACCCAAAGCCTGCTCATAATCGGTGTGGTATCCATCACCCTGATAGTGCTCCAGATCCTACTCAACAGGACGCAATGGGGCCTGATGATGAGGGCCGTTGGCCAGAGCAAAGAGGTATCGAGCCTCATGGGGATCCCGGTCCGGCAGTCTATCAGGCTGACCTTCGCGGCAAGCACGATGCTTGCAGCCATCGCTGGGATCATGGCAGGCCCGATCTTCTACGTATCCCCGCTTCTACTTGACCTTTCCACCAAAGGATTCGCGGCGGCGGTGCTCGGTGGCTTTAGCCCACGGGTTTCGGGCGCTCTGCTTGCCGGGATCCTCATAGGCCTAGTTGAGACGTACTCGGCCTTCTTCCTCTCGTCAGCATATCGGGATGCGTGGGGATTCTTCTTCCTAATATGCTTCCTACTCGTCAGGCCGGTTGGCATATTTGGCGAACAACACGCAACGAAGGTCTAGATGAGACGATTAAGGAGTCAGGATCATGAAATCTAGATACGTGCTACTGCCAATATCCGTAGCTCTGCTTGTACCTCTAGTTGTTAAGTCGGAGTATGCCATCTATGTGATTACCATGGGCGCCCTCTATGGCATATTGGCCATTTCCCTGAACGTTATCATGGGCCTCGGAGGCGTATTTTCTCTGGGACATGCCGCGTTCTGGGGAATAGGCGCCTACGTCGCTGCCAACCTTCTCGTGAGGCTTCATATGCCCTTCATAGCCGCGCTGATCGCAGGGGGGCTGGTGAGCGGTTTGGCAGGCGTAGCCCTAGGTATACCTAGCCTCAAAGTAAGGAGCACATACCTATGCGTTACCACAATGGGCTTCAACATCATAGTTGTTCTTGTGCTCACCAACTGGATAAAGGTTACGCGTGGTTCTGACGGATTCCCCAACATCCCTCCGCCTTCCTTTGGTTCCTTCGTTTTCGATACAAGACTAGGGAAGTACTTCGTAACAATGGGATTGCTCATCCTTGCTATATGGGCTTTCTCGCGTCTCAAGGAATCGAGAGTGGGCAGAGCTATACAGGCCACGAGGGACAATGAAATCGGGGCAACTGCGTGCGGAGTCAATGTACACTACTATAGGGTTCTGGCGTTCGCTCTCAGCGCTGCGATGGCCGGAATGGCGGGTGCGCTATTCGCTGCTTTGCAGGGATATATCGCCCCAGATACATTCGCCGGTTCGACGTCGACGCTGTTGGTGTCGATGCTTCTGATTGGAGGCTCAGGCTCTGTTTGGGGTCCGGTAATCGGAGCGTTTTGCCTGCAGGCGCTTTCGGAGAGCATGAGGTTCCTCTCCGACTATGCGATGGCCTTCTACGGGCTGATCATAGTCCTCGTTGCGCTGTGGTTGCCTAAGGGGCTCGACGGACTTGCCAGGGCCGGAATAGCTAGGATAATGGCTAGAATAGCCCCTCAACAACGGAAGAGATCTGTAGGAAGGGGGGCATGATCGCGATGGCTGCAATACTTGAGACCAAAGAACTGACCAAGAATTTCGGAGGGCTGGTTGCCCTTAGGGACATAGATATGAGAATCGAGCGGGGTGAGATCAGGGGTCTGATCGGCCCCAACGGCTCCGGAAAGAGCACGTTCATTAACGTTGTGATGGGCCTCTACATGGATGCCAAAGGAGAGATTACCTTCCAAGGGGATAAGCTCGATGACAAGAAGCCCCACGTACGGATAGGCATGGGGATGAGTCGTACTTTCCAGGCTTCCCGCCTTTTCGATGGCATGACGGTCAAGCAGAACGTGGTCGTCGGGCGGCACTGCCAGATGAAGTCGGGCGTATTCGGATCGCTGGTCAGGGACAAGTCTTTCAGGGAAGAGGAGAGGGCTTCGTTTGAAGAAGCAGAGAAGTGGCTCAGCTTCGTGGGCTACGAGGGTACTGGTGATGAGATGGCGGATGGACTGGCGCACGGGCCGAGGAGGCTCGTGGAGATAGCACGCTCACTTTCTTCGCACCCGAAGCTCCTGATGCTTGACGAACCAGCAGCCGGCATGAACCCTGTTGAGAAAGACGAACTCCTCGAGATCATCGAACGCATCAGGGATCTTGGTGTCACTGTACTGGTAATAGAACATGACATGAAGATGGTCATGAGGCTGTGCGACCGCATCTCGGTCCTCAACTTCGGGGCCAAGATCGCAGAGGGCACTCCGAAGGAAGTACAGAACGACCCTCAAGTGATCGAGGCTTATCTGGGTGAGGTGACCACATATGCTTAAGGTAGAAGGTATAGAGGTGTTCTACGGCAAGATCCAGGCACTGTTCGGGGTGAGCATCGAAGTTAACGAAGGCGAGGTGGTCGCGATCATAGGGGCGAACGGCGCCGGCAAGACGACCACTCTGCGAACCATAATCGGGCTACAGAAGCCGACAAAAGGGACAGTTGTTTTCGATGGTCATCAGCTGAACGGCAAGGATACCGACTGGATCGCAAAGCAGGGCATATCGATGGTCCCAGAGGGCAGGCAGGTGTTCCCGTATTTCACTGTACGCGAAAACCTATTGTCGGGCGCATGTGGTCGGAGGCAGATGGGCGCATCGGCCCGTGAGGTGGAAAAGGACATCCAAGCCATGCAAGAGCTGTTCCCAAGGCTCAAGGAGAGGACGAATCAGAAGGCATGGAGCCTTAGCGGTGGAGAACAGCAGATGCTCGCCTTGGCGAGGGGACTTCTCGGTAAGCCGAAGCTATTGATGCTGGACGAGCCCTCCTTGGGTCTCGCACCCGTCATAGTTCAGGACGTATTCAAAGCCATAAAGACCATCAATGAGCAGGGTACGACGATACTTCTGGTCGAGCAAAACGCCAACCTAGCGCTTTCCCTGGCAGACAGGGGATATGTTCTGGAAGGCGGCAAGGTGACCATCACTGGGACGGGCAAGGACTTGAGGGGGAACGAGAAGGTCAAGGAAGCCTACCTTGGAGGTTGATCCCCACTGACAGCCTAACGTTGGCACAGATGCACTAACGCCGAGATACACTTGGAGGTCACGAGATGCGGTACAAGATAGTCGCTATGACTGACAACGCAAACAGAAGCTACGACATTGAGAGTGAAGTCCTCGAAAGGATCGGGGGCGAGCTAACGGTCTCGGAGTGCAAAGATCCCAAGGAGATAATCGAACTCTGCAAAGAAGCCGACGGCATAATCACTGAATATGCTCCCATAACAGCTGAGGTAGTTGAGAACCTGAGCAAATGCAGAGTCATATCAAGGTACGGGGTGGGGTACGACAATGTGGATGTCGACGCATGCACAAGGAAGGGCATCTATGTAGCCAATGTCCCCGACTACTGCGCGGAGGAAGTCTCTGACCACGCACTTGCGTTGATGATGGCTTGCGCTCGGCAGATAGCTTACCGCGACAGGATGGTTCGTAGTTGCATGTGGGACATAAAGGGTGCTCCTATCCATCGCATAGCTGGAAAAGTGTTTGCCTTTCTGGGCTTCGGAACGATTGCGCGTTGTCTGTTAAGGAAGATCATGGGATTTGGCTTTGGGAGAATTCTCGTCTACGATCCGTACGTGAAGGCGGAAGTGGTAAGGGAACTAGGCGCTGAGCAGGTCGACCTCACAACTGCACTTAGGGAAGCTGATTTCGTCTCCATACACATGCCGGCGAACGACGCTACGCAGGGCTTGATTGGTGAGAAGGAGCTAGAGCTGATGAGGCCTACGGCGATCCTGATCAATACCTCTAGAGGCACGATTGTCGACGAGAAGGCGCTTGCAGATGCTCTGAAGAGGAAGGCTTTAGGTTGTGCAGGCTTGGACGTGCTGGAACATGAACCGATTGAGCCCGGGAATGCGCTAATCGGGCTTGACAACTGCGTGTTGACAGATCATGTCGGCTGGTGCAGCGAGGAAGCGAGGGCCGAGCTTAAGCGGAAGGTAGCGGAGAATGTGCGCGATGCTTTGGAGGGCAGACGTCCCAAATACGCGGTTAACAAGGTAGAAGTCAGATACGTTGAATAAGGCGTTTCAGCTGATCAAGCGTCGACGATTTGGGGGAAGGTAGAATGAGTGTACCGATGTTGCTAGTGCCTGCTGAAAGGCTCATCAAGATAGTAAGAGCCATACTTGTGTCAATAGGCATGTCTGCCGAAGACTCGGCGATTGCTGCCGATGTGCTGGTCGAGACGGATGCGAGGGGCGTTAGCTCACATGGGATCGTAGCATTGCCCTCATATGTGAGGCAGATGCGGGAAGGCGGTTCAGACCCTAAGGCAAAGGTCGCCGTAGTTAGGGAATCAGGTGGGACTTGCCTCATAGACGGGCGTTACGGAATGGGCCAGGTGGTATCCGTAAAGGCAACGAGGAAGCTCATAGAGCTCGCAGAAGAACACGGTGTATCGGTAGTGTGCGTCAAGAACAGCAACCATTTCGGCGCCGGCGCCTATTACGCCATGATGTGCGCTGCGGCCGGACAGATAGGGTTTGCCATAAGCAATGCGACGCCGGTGCTAGTGGCGCCCGGAGGGCGCGGCCCAGCGGTCGGGAACAACCCCGTAGCCATAGCAGTGCCGACCGCCGATGGAGCCCCTGTAGTCCTGGATATGGCTCTCAGCGTAGTAGCGGTGGGAAAGATGATTAACATAGCTAATTCCGGCGGTGTGATGCCCAGCGATTGGCTTGTGGACGAGAATGGCAGGCCTTCGCTAGACGTGCACGTCCTTTCGAGGGGTGGGGCGGTGTTCCCATTCGGCGGGTACAAGGGCTACGGTCTGGCCGTCATGGCTGAGATTCTTTCTTCGGTGTTGCCAGGGGCAGGTGTGACCAAGGAACTGCGAGACTTCATACTACATCCCGACCAGAGGGCGCTGCAGGGGCATTTCTTCCTATCCATTGATGTATCCCGGTTCCAGGAGCTGGGCACATTTGAGGCCCGAGTCAGCTCACTCGGTAGGGAGCTCCGCGAAGGCGGGAGGGCTGAAGGAACGGAACGGCTGTTCATGCCAGGGGACATGGAGAACGATACGCAGCACAGGTCCGCAGAGAGCGGAGTCGCCATACCCGAGCATGGATGGAAGGGCCTCGTCAGGCTCGCAGGCGAGCAGAAACTAGACCTCGACATGTCCTTGTAGACCCGCCCAGCTTGCCGCCTCTCGGCTGGTATCATACGGGCAGGGCGTGGAGAAGGGTTCATGATGAGGCTAGATCATCGTGTGACCATTGTGACGGGGAGTGGACGGGGCACAGGAAGAGCCATGACAGATGCGGTGGAACAGCGTTGAACTGAAGAGGGACGCAGCCGACGAACGGCAGTGACGGGCCCAAGGCAGCAGGGGCGGGCTGCGCCGGCGACATGCGATTGTCATAGTGGGAGGAAATCGATATGAGGAAGACGCGGATTGGGCTGATGGTGGTGGCCAGCCATTTCGAAAGCGGAGGCGAGAGGGCTGACGATCTGACCAGGGCGACCAAGGATATGTTGGTGAACGCCGGCTACGAAGTGCTGGCGGCATCCAAGACTGTATGGGACCCTGCGGACGCGATGGAGGAAGGGGCACTGATCTCAAAAGGCGAGCCTGATCTTGTGCTCGTGATCCACGCAAGCTGGGTGCTCGACTCACTGCAATTCGCACTCCAGTCTGCCATGGACTGCCCCATGGTGATGTGGGCGGTTCCCTACATAAACACGTTCTCGTTGGCGTGCGTGCAGCATTTCGGGAGCGTCCTGAAGCAGCGTGGCATGAGCTGCCGCTACCTGTACGGTCTGCCCGGCGACAAGGCCCTCCAGAACAGGCTTGCGATATACGCCGCGGCGGCAAGGGCGCACCGCGCGGTGAAGAAGGCCCGTGTGGCCCTGATCGGCCCGAGGCAAACGTGGCGCGTAGCAGGACCTCAGGATTCGACGATTGAGGAGTGGGACTTCTCGGAGAAGTTCGGCGCCAGCATCGTCCATATCGAGATGGAGGAGCTCATAGGTGCTGCGGAGGCGCAGAGCGAAAGCGCAGCCCTTGACGCATTGAACACGATCCGCAAGGACCGCCTGGGCAAGTGCCTTGCAGATGATGAGCGCCTTCTTTGGTACACCAAGGTGTATTTGGGAATAAAGCAATTGGCGTTACGCTATGGGTTAACTGCGGTTGCGGCAGAGTGCTATCCCAATTACATAGGGCTTACCAATGTCCCCGCTTCGTGGCTTGCCGACGAAGGGTTCGTTGTGGAGACGGAAGGCGATATCGGGCACGCGACGATGATGCTAGCTCTCAACGAGATGGCGCCCGGGATCACAGCGCTTGCAGAAGCTGGTGGCTACGACGTAGCATCCAACGGGTTATACCTTGCCCACGGAGGCAGTAGTGCACACTCGTTGGCGGGTGATGTATCCACTGCATACATACCCAAGACGGGCAAGTTCGTAGGACTAAAGTACAAGCCTACTCCTGTCGTCACACTCGCAAGCATAAGGGGCGGCAACGGAGCTTACAGGTTGTCAGTGACTACGGGTTCTATTGAAGAGGCTAACCAGGCCGAATGGGAGGATGCCGGATACAGGCTGGTAGCAAAGTTCAGGCCCAGAATCGCGGTAGAGGATTTCTTCGACGGGTTGCTGGACGCCGGTACTGATCACCATGTCCTTATCCACGAAGGGGATCTCACTAAACAGCTAGCTGTCTTCTGTGATCTTTTTGGAGTAGAAAAGGTAGACCTATAGATACGAGTTGGGAGAGACAAGCGTGGCAGGCCAGACAGATGAGCTTCTCTGAGTACCTATAGAACCGGGTTCGCGCACCGAAGAGAGGGATTAAGAATGAAGGAAGACGTCAGTCTGGCCAAAGTCCTTGGCAGGAAAGACGTGTTGAGCCTTGCGTTTGGCTCTATGATAGGTTGGAGTTGGGTTATGCTGGCCGGCTCCTGGGTTTCGCAGGCGGGTTTCGTAGGGGCGATAGCGGCATTTGTCATATCCGGCATCATGAGTGCTCTAGTAGGGCTAGCGTATGCAGAGTTGGCAACCACTTTCCCGCTCGCGGGAGGTGAGTTCGTTTACTCATACAGAGCCATGGGCACGCTCGCGGCATGGATCTCCGGCTGGGCGATCACATTCGCCTACTTGGGGATAGTGGCATTCGAAGGCGTGGCTTTTGTGGCCGCCATGGATTACCTAGTCAAGATACCAAGGATGGGGTACCTGTGGAGCATTGCAGGCCAGGATGTCTACGTATCATGGGCTATGGTCGGCGTCGTGATGGGAGGTTCCCTGTGTTATTTCAACTACCGCGGCATAAAGAGCGCAAGTCGATTTCAGAATTGGGCCACGTTGTTTCTCGCAGTCGGGGGAATCTCCTTTTTTGTCGCAGGAGCCTTTAGGGGGAGCATATCAAATATCGGTCCCATATTTCAGTCGACTCCAGGGTTTGCGTCTGTACTCCTTATGTGTCCAGCACTCTACTTAGGCTTCAGCGTCATACCGCAGGTGGCGGAGGAGGTGAACATTCCCACTAAGGTAGTCGGCAAACTTCTTGTATTCTCTGTCGTGTTGGCTGCGCTATGGTATGTGATGATCATCTTTGGCGTTGGCATGGCTGCACCAAGTGAAGTCAGAGCTACGTATGATATCCCTGTAGCTGACTCAATGGCTAACCTGTTCAATAGCGATATCGTGGGCGGGTTTATGATAATAGCGGGTATAGCAGGGATAATAACAAGTTGGAACGCGTTCATAATAGCGGCAAGCAGGATACTATTCGCTATGGGTAGGGCCAAGTTGCTGCCCCCGATATTCAGTTCTCTGCATCCAAAGCACCAAACTCCGTGGTTCAGCATCCTTTTGGTGTTTGCCGTGGGCGCCATTGCCCCATTCCTTGGCAAGAATGCTCTCATGTGGTTTCTGAATGCAAGCTCCCTTGGAAGTACGGTGGCCTACGTGATGGTGGCAATAGCCCTCTTGGTGTTGAAGAAGAAGGAACCGGGGCTCACGCGTCCTTACTCCATGAGCCGTATAGCAGCTTACATCGCCCTTGTCATATCGGTCGGATTCCTGCTGCTCTTCCTGCCCATAAGCCCCGCTGCGCTCAAGCTGCCAGAGTGGACGATCGTGCTCATATGGGCGATAATCGGAATGCTCCTGGCGGCGGTGGCAAAACCGACCATGGCCGGAGTATCATGGGCCGAGCGCGAGCGGTTGATATTCGGGGGTGAACTCGCGAGGAGGAGCCCGGATTGGCAAGGCCGATGATAACAGTGGGGTAATGCCTGATAGACGCTGGACCCGAAATGGCAGCACAGGAATTATCGCAGCATCGATTAAAAGGGGAAAGACGTGAGGCGGCATGGAAGGAAATAGATGTCGAAAGATGAGAGCCCTCATCTTCATGCTGCTATCCACCGCCTATTTTGCTGCAGTGTTCCAAAGATACTCGCTGGGTGTGGTGACCGAGGAACTATCGAGAGAGCTGAATGTAGGGACAGTCGAGCTGGGCTTCATGTCGTCTGCATACTTCATGGCATGCGC
Coding sequences within it:
- a CDS encoding branched-chain amino acid ABC transporter permease, which codes for MDISIILQLTIGGLAMGAIYGLIALGMNLIYNATGGLNYAQGSLVMLSAYVSLSFARWFTGLGNSMILAALCAIPTMGIVGAIFGRLLYEPIRMEKSSRFTLVALAAGILISETVPHIWGKLPHMLPRFISKASIRAGDLVFNTQSLLIIGVVSITLIVLQILLNRTQWGLMMRAVGQSKEVSSLMGIPVRQSIRLTFAASTMLAAIAGIMAGPIFYVSPLLLDLSTKGFAAAVLGGFSPRVSGALLAGILIGLVETYSAFFLSSAYRDAWGFFFLICFLLVRPVGIFGEQHATKV
- a CDS encoding branched-chain amino acid ABC transporter permease, which gives rise to MKSRYVLLPISVALLVPLVVKSEYAIYVITMGALYGILAISLNVIMGLGGVFSLGHAAFWGIGAYVAANLLVRLHMPFIAALIAGGLVSGLAGVALGIPSLKVRSTYLCVTTMGFNIIVVLVLTNWIKVTRGSDGFPNIPPPSFGSFVFDTRLGKYFVTMGLLILAIWAFSRLKESRVGRAIQATRDNEIGATACGVNVHYYRVLAFALSAAMAGMAGALFAALQGYIAPDTFAGSTSTLLVSMLLIGGSGSVWGPVIGAFCLQALSESMRFLSDYAMAFYGLIIVLVALWLPKGLDGLARAGIARIMARIAPQQRKRSVGRGA
- a CDS encoding ABC transporter ATP-binding protein, with product MIAMAAILETKELTKNFGGLVALRDIDMRIERGEIRGLIGPNGSGKSTFINVVMGLYMDAKGEITFQGDKLDDKKPHVRIGMGMSRTFQASRLFDGMTVKQNVVVGRHCQMKSGVFGSLVRDKSFREEERASFEEAEKWLSFVGYEGTGDEMADGLAHGPRRLVEIARSLSSHPKLLMLDEPAAGMNPVEKDELLEIIERIRDLGVTVLVIEHDMKMVMRLCDRISVLNFGAKIAEGTPKEVQNDPQVIEAYLGEVTTYA
- a CDS encoding ABC transporter ATP-binding protein, which translates into the protein MLKVEGIEVFYGKIQALFGVSIEVNEGEVVAIIGANGAGKTTTLRTIIGLQKPTKGTVVFDGHQLNGKDTDWIAKQGISMVPEGRQVFPYFTVRENLLSGACGRRQMGASAREVEKDIQAMQELFPRLKERTNQKAWSLSGGEQQMLALARGLLGKPKLLMLDEPSLGLAPVIVQDVFKAIKTINEQGTTILLVEQNANLALSLADRGYVLEGGKVTITGTGKDLRGNEKVKEAYLGG
- a CDS encoding C-terminal binding protein; its protein translation is MRYKIVAMTDNANRSYDIESEVLERIGGELTVSECKDPKEIIELCKEADGIITEYAPITAEVVENLSKCRVISRYGVGYDNVDVDACTRKGIYVANVPDYCAEEVSDHALALMMACARQIAYRDRMVRSCMWDIKGAPIHRIAGKVFAFLGFGTIARCLLRKIMGFGFGRILVYDPYVKAEVVRELGAEQVDLTTALREADFVSIHMPANDATQGLIGEKELELMRPTAILINTSRGTIVDEKALADALKRKALGCAGLDVLEHEPIEPGNALIGLDNCVLTDHVGWCSEEARAELKRKVAENVRDALEGRRPKYAVNKVEVRYVE
- a CDS encoding Ldh family oxidoreductase yields the protein MSVPMLLVPAERLIKIVRAILVSIGMSAEDSAIAADVLVETDARGVSSHGIVALPSYVRQMREGGSDPKAKVAVVRESGGTCLIDGRYGMGQVVSVKATRKLIELAEEHGVSVVCVKNSNHFGAGAYYAMMCAAAGQIGFAISNATPVLVAPGGRGPAVGNNPVAIAVPTADGAPVVLDMALSVVAVGKMINIANSGGVMPSDWLVDENGRPSLDVHVLSRGGAVFPFGGYKGYGLAVMAEILSSVLPGAGVTKELRDFILHPDQRALQGHFFLSIDVSRFQELGTFEARVSSLGRELREGGRAEGTERLFMPGDMENDTQHRSAESGVAIPEHGWKGLVRLAGEQKLDLDMSL
- a CDS encoding amino acid permease is translated as MKEDVSLAKVLGRKDVLSLAFGSMIGWSWVMLAGSWVSQAGFVGAIAAFVISGIMSALVGLAYAELATTFPLAGGEFVYSYRAMGTLAAWISGWAITFAYLGIVAFEGVAFVAAMDYLVKIPRMGYLWSIAGQDVYVSWAMVGVVMGGSLCYFNYRGIKSASRFQNWATLFLAVGGISFFVAGAFRGSISNIGPIFQSTPGFASVLLMCPALYLGFSVIPQVAEEVNIPTKVVGKLLVFSVVLAALWYVMIIFGVGMAAPSEVRATYDIPVADSMANLFNSDIVGGFMIIAGIAGIITSWNAFIIAASRILFAMGRAKLLPPIFSSLHPKHQTPWFSILLVFAVGAIAPFLGKNALMWFLNASSLGSTVAYVMVAIALLVLKKKEPGLTRPYSMSRIAAYIALVISVGFLLLFLPISPAALKLPEWTIVLIWAIIGMLLAAVAKPTMAGVSWAERERLIFGGELARRSPDWQGR